The following coding sequences lie in one Capsicum annuum cultivar UCD-10X-F1 chromosome 5, UCD10Xv1.1, whole genome shotgun sequence genomic window:
- the LOC107870290 gene encoding inositol phosphorylceramide glucuronosyltransferase 1, whose amino-acid sequence MRMSVLRFGVLIFLLLCNCFIGAYCSKSEEAYVTLLYGDEFLLGVRVLGKSIRDTGSNKDMVVLVSDGVSQYAKKLLQADGWIVEKISLLANPNQVRPKRFWGVYTKLKVFNMTSYKKVVYLDADTIVVKSIEDLFKCGKFCANLKHSERLNSGVMVVEPSEKVFNDMMSKVTTLPSYTGGDQGFLNSYYVGFANAHVYKPNLPSDILNSRKVPEMERLSTLYNADVGLYMLANKWMVDEKELRVIHYTLGPLKPWDWWTSWLLKPVDVWQNVRVQLQESLPGTGGGKNSKDELLVKFLYLLPLLLVAFCYYRSFLQTQSLWHHVRQLYYKIRGGVLAYASVPPSAVSSSQQSPNGMQLKVPAYLGAISVCACFAAALVSLGLPLLIIPRQVMPWTGLLLMYEWTFTLFFLLFGSYLHLVYQWGRVAANQPGQYPAHPASLDYEPGKGHQRQQSCCDNAAWYYGLGMAFLAIAAPALPGIFGVTSLFLRLGLMVVGGLILASFMTYASEHLSIRSFARGYEERNTPRSRSVCFLC is encoded by the exons ATGAGAATGAGTGTTTTAAGATTTGGggttttgattttcttgttgttgtGTAATTGTTTTATTGGAGCTTATTGTTCTAAATCTGAAGAAGCATATGTGACCCTTTTGTATGGTGATGAGTTTTTGCTTGGTGTTAGAGTATTAGGAAAGTCTATTAGGGATACTGGATCCAATAAAGATATGGTTGTTTTGGTCTCTGATGGTGTTTCTCAATATGCAAAGAAACTACTCCAG GCAGATGGTTGGATTGTGGAGAAAATTAGTTTATTGGCAAACCCGAATCAAGTGAGACCGAAGAGATTTTGGGGCGTCTACACAAAGCTAAAAGTATTTAACATGACCAGTTACAAGAAAG TGGTGTATCTTGATGCTGATACCATTGTTGTTAAAAGCATTGAAGATCTGTTTAAATGTGGGAAGTTTTGTGCAAATTTAAAACATTCCGAGAGATTGAATTCTGGAGTCATGGTGGTTGAGCCATCAGAAAAAGTTTTTAATGATATGATGAGCAAGGTGACCACTTTGCCTTCTTACACTGGAG GTGATCAAGGTTTTCTCAACTCCTACTATGTTGGGTTTGCGAATGCTCATGTTTATAAGCCAAATTTGCCTTCAGATATCTTAAATTCCAGGAAGGTTCCTGAAATGGAAAGACTTTCTACTCTTTACAATGCAGATGTTGGCCTCTACATGCTCGCTAACAAG TGGATGGTGGATGAAAAAGAACTCCGAGTTATTCATTACACACTTGGCCCACTTAAACCATGGGATTGGTGGACGTCTTGGCTGTTAAAACCTGTTGATGTCTGGCAG AATGTCAGGGTACAGCTTCAAGAATCTCTACCTGGAACTGGCGGCGGCAAAAATTCCAAAGATGAACTTCTTGTCAAATTTCTTTATTTGCTTCCGTTACTTCTGGTAGCATTTTGTTACTATCGATCTTTTTTACAG ACACAATCACTATGGCATCATGTTAGACAACTGTACTACAAGATCAGAGGCGGTGTCCTAGCTTATGCCTCTGTTCCTCCATCTGCTGTCAGCTCCAGCCAGCAG TCCCCAAATGGTATGCAGTTGAAGGTGCCTGCTTATCTGGGTGCGATATCTGTATGTGCCTGTTTTGCCGCTGCTCTGGTGTCCCTCGGCCTTCCACTTCTAATCATTCCACGCCAAGTAATGCCATGGACTGGTCTCCTTTTAATGTACGAATGGACATTTACACTTTTCTTCCTCTTGTTTGGAAGTTATTTGCACTTAGTTTATCAGTGGGGGAGGGTTGCGGCAAATCAACCTGGACAATATCCGGCTCACCCTGCATCTTTGGATTATGAACCTGGAAAAG GTCATCAGCGGCAGCAATCATGTTGTGACAATGCAGCGTGGTACTATGGGTTAGGGATGGCATTTCTTGCCATTGCAGCCCCTGCATTGCCTGGCATTTTTGGAGTCACTTCTTTGTTTTTGAG GTTAGGTTTGATGGTGGTAGGCGGCCTTATTTTGGCGTCCTTCATGACATATGCTTCGGAGCATCTATCGATTAGATCATTTGCCAGGGGCTACGAAGAAAGAAACACACCAAGGAGTAGGAGtgtgtgtttcttatgttga